ATTATGAAATATGTAGAGGAAGTAGGAAAGTGGGCATACATAGAGAGAGAGACATAGGTGGAGCCATCAAGGTACGTAGGCCACGAATTATACGTACCGTTAAGAATTTAAATTTTATTATAGATAAGAATATTATTATATTTAACTGGTTATTTGTATTAATTAACTTATTATGAACAAGGATATGATTTTAACTTATTGGTCGTTTGCATTAATGAACTTCGTATCCGATAAATACACTAGATTTTTTGTGAACTCATAATATCATATGTGATTTAATACTAACTTTTCTAGTTAAGGGTATAAGGAATGGTTAGACACTTGAGAGtgacaaactaaaaaatcaatcAATCAGAGTGCGccacgtcaatcagtgaaaagtgtttaaactatgctgaaaagtgttggcaatgatTAGACACTTGGTGACgtggtaaactttaaaaaaaaaaaaaaagggtgtgattggttgagagatggcatggaccccaccacacacacccctctctctctctccttcctcccTTCACCACAGCGGCATTCCTTCACCGATCAAGATTGAAACCGAGCGACAAAGGAGGGTCGGCAGCGGTGTTCCCGCACGGCAAACCCCCTTGCCGCTACCCTTACCACACCACACCGGACTCCCTAAGTAATAAAAAGTGTTATCTTTTAGTCTTCCAACCCCACTATATGACTTTACCTACTAGACAATTAGCCATACTATAAACTTTTCTATGTATCAGTAATTCACCATATCATCCTGACTATTTTTAGCTTAGTCAAGTTTTTTAGAAACATATTGACTCATTGAATCTATAACTTTGATTTATTTATGGTTACCACAAAATTCATCAAACTCATCAATACCCtactaaggctatagggtgtggtcatgaccctcatgatcaccatgaccctccacatcaGCATCATGTCACCTActtctaatccatcatccaaaaccactaccctaagggtgtggtcatgactaaACCACTATTATCttactttaatttatttttgtgaaaaggaaagaaaatattaaatatggaaagtaggctcatggttgccatggtttaatccatgggaaTCATGGTGGATGAGACAAAGGGGTGGTATAGCAATCCATTAATGGTCCTACGTGGCGATTAATGACCCAACCACGCCCCTCACACCCTATAATGAGATCTTTGTTATACGACGCCTACCATTGTCTCACCCTCTTTATGTTATATGTTAATTTATATTACAACAGATTTGAGTTACAAATTAATTAGTGATGATGGTGATTCTCAGTGATATGTGTTTTCTATAGGGGTTTGCTACGTACCCTTGTCACTAAATGCACTCATCCTATTGATTTAACTGGTTTTGTTTTTCTTTGTTTTATATAAAGTCTGTATGATCCGTATAAGATGCAACATAAGAACTATACAACTCGTAAAAAGATGTAACATACGATTCCCGTCCTTTATACGACCCATTAAAATTCCTCCAAGTCTCAAAGGAAGAACACACACTTAAAGTCAATGACATCTTCAATCAAGATACACCCAATTGAAGGCACGTAATGTGAATCACGATTATGTGTTATGAGTATAGGAGAGCATGCAGGGTGATGATGTGACAATGCCAGATGGAaaggaaccccccccccccaatcccGCAAGTTTGCGGTGTGAGCGTGGTCACAATCCCATGCTTTGTGCTCTCTCCctctagaggtgtacaaaaaaactggTGTTAGAACCGAAACCGGTTATTTTAATAACTGGTTTCTAACCGAATCGAACCACCGGTTTGTACATAGGTTAGTATGTTTGATCTTTCTAACCGATTtaaaaaccgaaaccggttaaCTAGAtaaaaaaccgttttttttttttttttttttttttgccaaaactGGTTTTTAACCGAACCGAATCAAGTTAAAACAACCAAATTAAATGAGGTGGTATTCCAAACTACCTACTTATCAGAAATTACTATTTATCCACCATTACAATCGGGTACTACAAGCTGGATTCCATAGCCAAATGGGGTACCCGAGTGAATGGCGTTGGTGTTGCGAAACTAATCGATCGAAATCGAATTGAGTACCCAAAGATGCCCAACTTTATTTCGTGTTTATGGTGATTGTGAGCCTATTAAACCatctaaaataaaacaaacaactAAAGGATAAAGGGGGAGCCTTATTAAAATGGGTCTATCATTGCATTATTGACCCCAAAAGATAAATGAGACTTTTATCCTTTGCCAAAGATGCTTCAAGGATGGCTAGAGTGCCATCCACTCGTAAACTTTATAATTATATACAAGTTCAATAAAATTTATGAAAAAATCATAAATAGAAATAGAAATGGGTTGTCCAAGTTTGTTATTAGGCGATGTGTAGTGGTAATACCATATAAAATGAAAAAAGTGGGGTTATGTGACACTTGTTACATAACATGGAATGTTTAAGTTTGATAACATTTAGGTCTCGTGGTAACACCAAATGACCCCACAAAACATATTCCCCAACACACCTTCACCTCTCAACTTCACCACATAACCCTGTTATCACTATCGCGGACCACGAAATTTTCACACCATAGCGCTGGGGGTAGATGTTCCCAGTCGCTTATGGTGCCATGTCAGCCATCACGGCCACATAACGTTGCACTACGCATAGGCTTAgaaataataaagacaaaactaAATACATTAGTTAGAGTGGATGAGTGTGTTAGGTAGCGCTATACTATAAGTAGGCTAAATCTATCATTcaagcaaataaataaataatccaaaaataaataaattaaccaaataatctTATCACTAATGAATAGTTTGATAATTAATCTAacaaaattattatttttgaaTGATCAAAACTTATATATTATATAGAAACCGGATCAGCCAGAGGCTACAAAACCCgccaaacaaacacacacacacacacaaaaaaaaaaaaaaaaaaaaaaaaaaacaaaacaaaatacaaaatcACATCCCAGATATTAAACTCACCCAACCTATCCCAATTAAGAGTACTAAATTTAGATCTACATTTAATAAACGATTCGGTTCGTATCAAATCCATGATTGGATTACCTCCTCGAATGTTTTCACTCAAGCAATCAAAACCTAATTTTTAAGCCCCTCGGAGATTTAGCTTTAAAGGAAACATATCAAACAGGTAAAAAGGCTCAAAACTATGCGGAAAGTACTTGTTAAAAACCAACTCCCGAGCCTTTATCTGTAAGTTTCcaaagttaaaagaatttaacCAGTtccaaagtaaaaaaaaatgtcaCGGGTCAACCTGACCTGAACCTTAAACAATGTTTCtccaaagtaaaaaaaaaaatgtcacGGGTCAACCTGACCTGAACCGTAAACAATGTTTGTTTCAACTAGTATACCTGCAAATTCTATTGATGGGGTGGATTAAAGATTAAAGTTTCGGAACGTTCGTAAGAAGCTAATCGCGTTCTTTAAAGATTATTAGCATGATACTAATGACAAGTTGATTATATACTAAGCTAGTAATTTGGCCTCCTTGTTCCTCCACTCTTCGGTTTCAACATCTACCATTGATGTAACACGAACGTGGAATCCTGGATACGGTTCGTACCCGAATAAGATCTGAAGTGCCTAAATTAGTAAAAAGATTATCAGTTTCAAAATGTTAATCCGAACACTACCTTAAACAAAACAAAGAAGTTACCTCAAACAAAACAAAGAACGGCGCCATCAAGAAGGCCTGCAAAATGTTGTCAAGAAGAGCCGGTGCTCTTCCCTGAAAAATTTATTTGATCAGAAGCATATGCAGTTCAAGACATGAATAATTATACGCCGTATAAGAAAATAACCTATGAAAATTATATATGTGACTTAACACATTGTTTAAGTCGTTCGTTCGACTGTTTGACAAACTTTCATTAAATACAGACTGAGATAATAGAATCATGTGGACGAAAAAGAATATTGATGAACGAATAAGTAGCTTTAAGTTAAAATCGTTCTTCAAAAAACACATGTTGCAGTTTTCATAGGACTTAATGACTTATGACAATCTTGTAAGCGAAGAAACTTAATCGGTCTAACCTCAAATAGTCCATGCCCAATAAATTGTGCGGTCCATGAAATCAATTGCACAACAAGAACAACCTGAAATGATCATGACCAAATATCTAAAATAACCTACAATGAGATTAATATTTGAGTTATATTTTATAACCAAAGAAGTCAAGAACACAACCCACTAATAACTAGGGTGTTCAAAAACTTAAAGCTCGCTCGAAATTGGCTCGTTTGTAAACAAGTTAAgccggctcggtttgtaaacgagcggGAGCCCGAGCCAAGTTAAGTTCGGCTTGTTTAGCTGGCTcgttttaaataaatcccaaatTTTGATAGATacaaattatattttttttatttataaattacgCGTTATGTGTATgtgagaaaaatattttttttgagttagttactgttttcgtccctgtggtttgtcaaaaatcactatttcagttaattagtttaaaaaacaccatttcagtccacctcgtaaccatttcagtccctgtacttaacagaataatagattgaaatggttaccaaagtgaaaccacagggactgaaatggttacgaaagtgaaaccacagggactgaaatcacaatttttaaactaatggactgaaatattgatttttgacaaaccatagggacgaaaacagtaattaactctaatttttttttttttttggtttttaaacGTATCAAAATATGTAAAAATACGAAATTAAATCTTTTTCTTCTAAATAAACAGGATAGCTCGCGCTTAAGCATTTTACGAGCCGAACTTGAGATCAACATTACGGCTCGTTACAATAAATGAGCCGGGCCACCGTAATGCCCCTAACTATAGCTCATCATGTACGGCATACAATAAATGATTTGTTATCTTAATCCACCATCACCAAGACAATAAATCCCAATTTAAGCCACTAAATTCAATAAAACAAATATCCAATCATTCAACATCAATATCATAAACAATAAATTCAATTCATAAATCATCAACCCTACCACCCAAAATCAACATATCTAaacttataaaataaaaaaagcaaACCCCAAATCAATTACATGTTAcacaaattaaattaaattaaattaaattaaaattaaaattaaattaaattaaattaaattaaattaaactatataataaaacatacCTTCCATGCCAATTGAAACCCTAGAAGAGTTGCAAGAACACTACTAGCAACCCAGCAGAATAAACAGAGTACAGCAGCCAAGGAACCAGCTTTATAATCAAAACATACATAAAACACAACATAGATTAAAGTAAACAAAAACCCAAAattaaaaatcaagaaaaaatcAGTTTGGAATAAAGAAAAATGGATATGAGGGAGATCGAATGGGGCTGGTATGAAATTGAAAAGAAGAACAGCGGTGAAAAAGATTGGCCACACAAAGATCATGTGGATTGCA
The sequence above is drawn from the Helianthus annuus cultivar XRQ/B chromosome 12, HanXRQr2.0-SUNRISE, whole genome shotgun sequence genome and encodes:
- the LOC110895622 gene encoding 2-hydroxy-palmitic acid dioxygenase mpo1; the encoded protein is MGFLDLEKNFAFYAAYHSNPVNIAIHMIFVWPIFFTAVLLFNFIPAPFDLPHIHFSLFQTDFFLIFNFGFLFTLIYVVFYVCFDYKAGSLAAVLCLFCWVASSVLATLLGFQLAWKVVLVVQLISWTAQFIGHGLFEGRAPALLDNILQAFLMAPFFVLFEALQILFGYEPYPGFHVRVTSMVDVETEEWRNKEAKLLA